In Tursiops truncatus isolate mTurTru1 chromosome 9, mTurTru1.mat.Y, whole genome shotgun sequence, a single genomic region encodes these proteins:
- the FAM3C gene encoding protein FAM3C isoform X2, whose amino-acid sequence MRVAGAAKLVVAVAVFLLTFYVISQVFEIKMDASLGNLFARSALDAVARSTKPPRYKCGISKACPEKHFAFKMASGAANVVGPKICLEDNVLMSGVKNNVGRGINVALVNGKTGDLIDTRYFDMWGGNVAPFIEFLKAIQDGTIVLMGTYDDGATKLNDEARQLIAELGSTSITHLGFRDNWVFCGGKGIKTKSPFEQHIKNNKDTNKYEGWPEVVEMEGCIPQKQD is encoded by the exons ATGAGGGTAGCAG GTGCTGCAAAGTTGGTGGTAGCTGTGGCAGTATTTTTACTGACATTCTATGTTATTTCTcaagtatttgaaataaaaatggatgCAAGTTTAGGAAATCTATTTg caagGTCAGCATTGGACGCGGTTGCACGTT cTACAAAACCTCCCAGGTATAAATGTGGGATCTCAAAAGCTTGCCCTGagaaacattttgcttttaaaatggcaAGTGGAGCAGCTAATGTGGTAGGACCCAAAATCTGCCTGGAAGACAATGT TTTAATGAGTGGTGTTAAGAATAATGTTGGAAGAGGGATCAATGTTGCCTTGGTAAATG GAAAAACAGGAGATCTAATAGACACCAGATATTTTGACATGTGGGGAGGAA atgtggCCCCATTTATTGAGTTTCTGAAGGCCATACAAGATGGAACAATAGTCTTAATGGGAACATATGATGATGGAGCAACCAA ACTCAATGATGAGGCCCGGCAGCTCATTGCTGAATTGGGGAGTACATCTATTACTCATCTTGGTTTTAGAGACAACTGGGTCTTCTGTGGTGGAAAAGGCATTAAGACAAAAAGCCCTTTTGAACAG CACATAAAGAACAATAAGGACACAAACAAATATGAAGGATGGCCTGAAGTTGTAGAAATGGAAGGATGCATCCCCCAGAAGCAAGACTGA
- the FAM3C gene encoding protein FAM3C isoform X1, with protein MNTVLFYSSLSGAAKLVVAVAVFLLTFYVISQVFEIKMDASLGNLFARSALDAVARSTKPPRYKCGISKACPEKHFAFKMASGAANVVGPKICLEDNVLMSGVKNNVGRGINVALVNGKTGDLIDTRYFDMWGGNVAPFIEFLKAIQDGTIVLMGTYDDGATKLNDEARQLIAELGSTSITHLGFRDNWVFCGGKGIKTKSPFEQHIKNNKDTNKYEGWPEVVEMEGCIPQKQD; from the exons ATGAACACAGTTCTTTTTTACTCTTCCTTATCCG GTGCTGCAAAGTTGGTGGTAGCTGTGGCAGTATTTTTACTGACATTCTATGTTATTTCTcaagtatttgaaataaaaatggatgCAAGTTTAGGAAATCTATTTg caagGTCAGCATTGGACGCGGTTGCACGTT cTACAAAACCTCCCAGGTATAAATGTGGGATCTCAAAAGCTTGCCCTGagaaacattttgcttttaaaatggcaAGTGGAGCAGCTAATGTGGTAGGACCCAAAATCTGCCTGGAAGACAATGT TTTAATGAGTGGTGTTAAGAATAATGTTGGAAGAGGGATCAATGTTGCCTTGGTAAATG GAAAAACAGGAGATCTAATAGACACCAGATATTTTGACATGTGGGGAGGAA atgtggCCCCATTTATTGAGTTTCTGAAGGCCATACAAGATGGAACAATAGTCTTAATGGGAACATATGATGATGGAGCAACCAA ACTCAATGATGAGGCCCGGCAGCTCATTGCTGAATTGGGGAGTACATCTATTACTCATCTTGGTTTTAGAGACAACTGGGTCTTCTGTGGTGGAAAAGGCATTAAGACAAAAAGCCCTTTTGAACAG CACATAAAGAACAATAAGGACACAAACAAATATGAAGGATGGCCTGAAGTTGTAGAAATGGAAGGATGCATCCCCCAGAAGCAAGACTGA